In Phyllostomus discolor isolate MPI-MPIP mPhyDis1 chromosome 3, mPhyDis1.pri.v3, whole genome shotgun sequence, a single genomic region encodes these proteins:
- the LOC114493897 gene encoding zonadhesin encodes MRTDYPEQGDSRAQLWSRGLITAVSPLASCPLDAHYERCACPASCKSPKPKCELLCKPGCVCNSGFLFSGSHCINASSCNCFYDNNYYKPGAEWFGPNCTERCHCQPGSRVECLTSQCGKHTVCQLQNNQYRCHPHGTATCSVYGDPHYLTFDGRHFSFMGRCTYILAQSCGNSTEPFFRVVVKNEERMQEGTSCLSEVYVTLPQTTVTLLKDRRTLVGGQQVALPSIPFKGIFLASSGRFVELQTAFGLRVRWDGDQQLFTTVPSTYYSKVCGLCGNYDGESSNDNLMPDGRPARDEDELAVSWQTKEDVNKECQKNKANPPSCNSTLQNTLSGPEFCGRLVVFHGAFEACLPHLMASVFLNNCVLDMCNFQGLQQMLCAHMAALTETCQDAGYGVKPWREPQFCPLDCPPNSKYTMCANMCPDTCHSSFSGMSCRNRCVEGCECNPGFVLSGLQCVPRSQCGCVDSTGSYLMIGQKWFKAGCRELCICEGNNRFRCVLWRCQAQEVCGQQDGIYGCHAQGSATCTVSGDPHYQTFDGALHHFMGTCSYTLTQPCWSWSLDNHFVVGTTNEFQGGNLEVSYVKAVYVKVFNLRISLIKGHKVVLNGRQVALPVWPARGRLSIRLSGSFILLYTDFGLQVRYDGHHLVKVTVPSTYAGRLCGLCGNYNNNSLDDNLKPDEKPATNSIQLGVSWKSKEYSEPGCFFEGVKPPRCQGNEVEHTWDKNCDILTNPLGPFSQCHEVVPPHSSFTSCVYGQCGTKGDALTLCRSLQAYASLCAEAGRAPAWRNSTFCPLRCPSGSSYSPCANPCPATCLSLSPPRDCPAALPCVEGCECQKGYVLSGTSCVPLSQCGCTDPKGSYYPVGESWYTDDTCSRLCSCSTYNNISCLQTSCKPSQKCGPLDGLIRCRAAGMGVCRISGTSHYVSFDGSYHAIRSTCTYVLVKTCHFTMDLPFFKISGENGRREDQSPALYLRQVNINIFDSLIILQKGHRVLINGKQFTLPSTNKVRGVSISASGIYTVLSVYIGLQVKFDGSGFLEIELPRVYYGKVCGMCGNFNGEEEDDLMMPSDELAQNDTEFVDSWQDKEANPTCQQDEQMKTKREDQEELTANCGPDHLARAQEQCHVAFQAPAWAECATHVAPKPFLLRCVLNLCEFRGLHNALCVSLQAFGAACQAQGLKPPIWRNSSFCPLECPPYSTYTTCIPPCSPSCWDPEGQCKDAEVPSPCEEGCICQPGYVLREQQCVPRAQCGCWDAQGRFFPAGKTWLSIDCTRNCTCRAGAIQCHPFLCPPGSHCQPNSSGGKSRCVPHKSEQCSVLGDPHYRTFDGLRYHFQGRMTYTLIETVGTLPSGVARLVVEGRNKMSMPLSLIFLHEIIVMVYGYTVQLQAELQLMVNGQKTATPYNPDEHLLVTTRGHRLYLITDFELVVSFDGRNSAAISLPSTYQGLVRGLCGNFDRNQKNEFMLPNGSLTQNLSDFGNSWEVEIKGGLPHLSSPRAIQEEEYREEKPGSDVSGCSPEHQRLINSTRECRVLVAPQGPFAACHQTVAPEPFQENCMFDQCVTWDPKDQEELRCQVLSGYAITCQEAGTALASWQDHTHCALVYPANTIYQSCMTPGYNSCSNLAAPRDCKGPWVESCVSLLGRIYSATQSLPLTLCGCTNNGIYFQSGDSFVTENCSQCHTCARPEVLLSEPLSCSAGGVCTLGTLTHGCFQESPRLQNPYQNDGHCQEQGAPFTCECDFAHGGDHCVELWDMLSPENPEAACHFVVPLLGMLVAMAVTVLAVIRNSIFKKRRREKIWSQHTQAGRHRFCSQACL; translated from the exons ATGAGGACTGACTATCCTGAGCAAGGTGACAGCAGGGCACAG TTATGGAGTAGAGGCTTGATAACGGCTGTTTCCCCCTTAGCAAGCTGCCCTCTGGATGCCCATTACGAACGCTGTGCCTGCCCGGCATCCTGCAAGAGCCCCAAGCCCAAATGCGAGCTCCTCTGCAAGCCTGGCTGTGTCTGCAATTCTGGCTTTTTGTTTAGTGGCTCCCACTGCATCAATGCCTCTTCCTGCAACTGCTTCTACGACAATAATTACTATAAG CCCGGGGCAGAGTGGTTCGGCCCCAACTGCACAGAACGCTGTCACTGCCAGCCGGGCAGTCGGGTGGAGTGCCTGACCTCTCAGTGTGGGAAACACACAGTGTGCCAGCTGCAGAACAACCAGTACAGATGTCACCCCCATG GCACTGCCACCTGCTCTGTCTATGGAGATCCTCATTATCTCACCTTTGACGGGAGGCACTTTAGCTTCATGGGCAGATGCACCTACATCTTGGCCCAATCCTGTGGCAACTCGACAG AGCCCTTCTTCAGGGTGGTGGTGAAGAATGAGGAACGAATGCAGGAAGGCACGTCTTGCCTGAGTGAAGTCTACGTGACGCTGCCTCAGACCACCGTCACCCTGCTCAAGGACAGGCGCACTCTG GTTGGGGGTCAACAAGTCGCCCTCCCATCCATACCCTTTAAAGGCATCTTCCTGGCTTCAAGTGGGCGATTTGTGGAGCTGCAGACTGCATTTGGTTTGAGGGTGAGATGGGATGGTGACCAGCAGCTGTTTACGACTGTGCCCAG caCCTACTATAGCAAGGTCTGTGGTCTCTGTGGCAACTATGACGGCGAGAGTAGCAACGACAACCTGATGCCTGATGGTAGGCCTGCACGGGATGAGGACGAGCTAGCCGTCAGCTGGCAGACCAAGGAGGATGTGAACAAGGA GTGCCAGAAGAACAAGGCAAATCCCCCATCTTGTAACTCAACCTTGCAGAACACTCTATCGGGGCCAGAGTTCTGTGGACGACTTGTGGTCTTCCATGGAGCCTTTGA GGCGTGCCTGCCTCACCTCATGGCTTCTGTCTTCCTCAACAACTGTGTGCTTGACATGTGTAACTTCCAGGGGCTGCAGCAGATGCTGTGTGCTCATATGGCAGCCTTGACTGAGACCTGCCAGGATGCTGGCTATGGGGTGAAGCCCTGGAGAGAACCCCAGTTCTGCC ctctggacTGCCCACCCAACAGCAAGTATACCATGTGTGccaacatgtgccctgacacCTGCCATTCAAGTTTCTCTGGCATGTCCTGCCGAAACCGATGTGTGGAGGGCTGTGAGTGCAACCCTGGCTTCGTCCTCAGCGGTCTCCAGTGCGTGCCCCGATCCCAGTGTGGGTGCGTGGACTCCACCGGCAGCTACCTCATG aTAGGGCAGAAGTGGTTCAAAGCAGGCTGCAGAGAGCTCTGTATCTGTGAGGGCAACAACAGATTTCGCTGTGTACTCTGGAGGTGCCAGGCCCAGGAAGTCTGTGGTCAGCAGGATGGCATCTATGGCTGCCATGCTCAGG GGTCTGCCACCTGCACTGTCTCGGGGGATCCCCACTACCAGACCTTCGATGGAGCCCTGCACCACTTCATGGGCACCTGCAGCTACACCCTGACGCAGCCTTGCTGGTCATGGTCGCTCGACAACCACTTTGTCGTGGGCACCACCAACGAATTCCAAGGTGGGAACTTGGAGGTCTCCTACGTGAAAGCCGTGTATGTGAAGGTCTTCAACCTCAGAATCTCACTGATCAAAGGCCACAAGGTTGTG CTGAATGGTCGCCAGGTGGCCCTGCCTGTATGGCCTGCACGTGGTCGGTTAAGCATTAGGCTCAGTGGCTCCTTCATTCTCCTCTACACTGACTTTGGCCTTCAAGTTCGCTATGATGGGCACCACCTGGTCAAAGTGACAGTACCCTCCACCTACGCTGGCCGGCTCTGTGGGCTGTGTG GAAACTACAACAACAACAGCTTAGATGACAATCTGAAACCAGATGAAAAGCCTGCAACCAACTCCATCCAACTGGGAGTTTCCTGGAAGTCAAAAGAATACTCTGAACCTGG CTGCTTCTTTGAGGGTGTCAAGCCTCCTAGATGCCAGGGGAATGAAGTGGAACACACCTGGGATAAAAACTGTGATATCTTAACCAACCCTCTGG GACCTTTCTCCCAGTGCCACGAGGTGGTACCCCCACACTCCAGCTTCACCAGTTGTGTGTACGGCCAGTGCGGGACCAAGGGCGACGCCCTGACCCTGTGCCGCTCCCTGCAGGCCTACGCATCCCTGTGTGCCGAGGCcggcagggcccctgcctggcGGAACAGCACCTTCTGCC CTCTGAGGTGCCCATCTGGCAGCAGCTACAGCCCCTGTGCCAACCCTTGCCCAGCCACCTGCCTCAGCCTGAGCCCCCCACGGGATTGCCCGGCAGCACTGCCCTGTGTCGAGGGCTGTGAGTGCCAAAAAGGCTACGTCCTGAGTGGAACCTCCTGTGTGCCCCTCAGCCAGTGTGGCTGCACTGACCCCAAAGGCTCCTACTACCCG GTTGGGGAGAGCTGGTACACAGACGACACCTGCTCCAGGCTCTGCTCCTGCTCCACCTACAACAACATCTCCTGCCTCCAGACCTCCTGCAAGCCTAGCCAAAAGTGCGGGCCCCTGGATGGGCTGATCCGCTGCCGCGCTGCAG GTATGGGAGTGTGCCGGATCTCAGGCACCTCCCACTATGTGAGCTTCGATGGCAGTTACCACGCCATCAGGAGCACCTGCACCTACGTCCTGGTGAAAACGTGCCACTTCACCATGGACCTGCCTTTCTTCAAGATCAGTGGCGAGAATGGGAGGAGGGAAGACCAGTCCCCTGCTTTGTACCTCCGCCAGGTCAACATTAACATCTTTGATTCCCTGATCATCTTGCAAAAGGGCCACCGTGTGCTG ATCAATGGCAAGCAGTTCACCCTTCCCTCCACCAACAAGGTCCGGGGTGTCAGCATCTCTGCAAGTGGCATCTACACTGTGCTCAGTGTTTACATTGGGCTACAAGTCAAGTTTGACGGCAGTGGGTTCTTAGAGATCGAACTCCCTAGAGTCTATTATGGAAAG GTCTGTGGCATGTGCGGGAACTTCAATGGTGAGGAAGAGGATGACCTCATGATGCCTAGTGACGAACTAGCTCAGAATGATACTGAATTTGTGGACAGTTGGCAAGATAAGGAGGCCAACCCAAC TTGCCAACAAGATGAGCAGATGAAGACCAAAAGAGAAGACCAGGAGGAGCTAACTGCAAACTGCGGGCCTGATCACCTAGCAAGAGCTCAGGAGCAATGCCATGTGGCCTTTCAGGCTCCGGCCTGGGCCGAGTGTGCCACCCACGTGGCCCCTAAGCCCTTTCTGCTTCGCTGTGTGCTCAACCTCTGTGAGTTTAGAGGTCTACACAATGCCCTCTGCGTGTCTCTGCAGGCCTTTGGGGCCGcctgccaggcccaggggctcAAGCCCCCAATCTGGAGAAACAGCAGTTTCTGCC CTCTGGAATGCCCCCCCTACAGCACCTACACGACCTGCATTCCTCCCTGCTCACCTTCCTGCTGGGACCCGGAAGGCCAGTGCAAGGACGCCGAAGTCCCCTCCCCCTGCGAGGAGGGCTGCATTTGCCAGCCTGGTTACGTGCTCAGGGAGCAGCAGTGTGTGCCCAGGGCTCAATGTGGCTGCTGGGATGCCCAGGGCCGCTTCTTCCCT GCAGGGAAAACCTGGCTCTCCATCGACTGCACCCGGAACTGCACCTGCAGAGCAGGAGCCATTCAGTGTcatcccttcctctgccccccgGGCTCCCACTGCCAGCCCAACTCCAGTGGTGGCAAGAGCAGATGTGTCCCCCACA AGTCGGAACAATGCTCAGTTCTCGGAGATCCCCATTACCGCACATTCGATGGCCTCAGATACCACTTCCAGGGCCGCATGACCTACACTCTGATCGAGACCGTGGGCACGCTCCCCAGTGGCGTGGCACGCCTGGTCGTGGAGGGACGCAACAAAATGTCCATGCCGCTCAGCCTGATCTTCCTGCATGAAATCATCGTGATGGTCTACGGCTACACAGTCCAGCTGCAGGCTGAACTGCAGCTTATG GTCAACGGCCAGAAGACGGCCACGCCCTACAACCCCGATGAGCATCTGCTGGTTACCACTCGGGGCCATCGACTGTATCTGATCACTGACTTTGAGCTGGTTGTCAGCTTTGATGGAAGGAACAGCGCAG CGATCTCCCTGCCCAGCACGTACCAGGGGCTTGTGCGTGGCCTGTGTGGGAACTTTGACAGGAACCAGAAGAATGAGTTTATGCTGCCCAATGGCTCCCTCACTCAGAACCTCAGCGACTTCGGCAACAGTTGGGAGGTGGAGATCAAGGGAGGCCTTCCCCACTTGTCCAG CCCCAGGGCCATCCAAGAGGAGGAGTACAGAGAAGAAAAGCCGGGCTCTGATGTGTCAGGATGCAGCCCGGAGCACCAGAGGCTCATCAACAGCACCCGGGAGTGTAGGGTGCTggtggctccccagggcccctttGCTGCCTGTCACCAGACTGTGGCCCCAGAGCCCTTCCAGGA GAACTGTATGTTTGATCAGTGTGTCACCTGGGACCCCAAAGACCAGGAGGAGCTGCGctgccaggtcctcagtgggtaCGCCATCACCTGCCAGGAGGCAGGCACTGCCCTGGCCAGCTGGCAGGACCACACCCACTGCG CCTTGGTGTACCCAGCCAATACCATCTATCAGAGCTGTATGACACCCGGCTACAACTCCTGTTCCAACCTGGCAGCCCCCAGGGATTGCAAGGGCCCCTGGGTGGAAAGCTGTGTCAGCCTCCTGGGCCGCATCTACAGTGCCACCCAGAGCCTCCCCCTGACCCTCTGTGGTTGCACCAACAACGGCATCTACTTCCAG aGCGGTGACAGCTTTGTGACTGAGAACTGCTCTCAGTGCCACACCTGTGCCAGACCAGAGGTCCTGCTGAGTGAGCCCCTCAGCTGCAGTGCTGGGGGAGTCTGCACCCTGGGGACCCTCACTCATGGCTGCTTCCAAG AAAGCCCACGTCTGCAGAACCCCTACCAGAACGATGGGCACTGTCAGGAGCAGGGCGCCCCCTTCACCTGTGAGTGTGACTTTGCTCACGGAGGAGACCACTGCGTGGAACTTTGGGACATGCTATCCCCGGAAAATCCAG AGGCGGCGTGCCACTTTGTGGTCCCCCTGTTGGGGATGCTGGTGGCCATGGCAGTCACAGTGCTGGCAGTGATCAGAAATAGTATTTtcaagaagaggaggag AGAGAAAATTTGGAGCCAGCACACACAGGCTGGCAGACACAG ATTCTGTTCCCAAGCCTGCCTTTAA